A window from Ornithorhynchus anatinus isolate Pmale09 chromosome X4, mOrnAna1.pri.v4, whole genome shotgun sequence encodes these proteins:
- the LOC100093029 gene encoding glutamine synthetase-like, producing the protein MAMSNSSKLSQSVREYYRRLSPRGSAVKVTYVWVDGSGEGLRFKTKTLEQEPQNIKDIPEWNFDGSSTGQAEGSNSDMYLVPVRMFRDPFFGDPDKLVLCEVLKYNRKPAETNMRWSCKEAMDLAQTHHPWFGMEQEYTLLGVNGHPFGWPDNGFPGPQGPYYCGVGADKVYGYEIVESHYNACLYAGVKICGTNAEVMPAQWEFQVGPCEGIEMGDHLWMARFLLHRVCQDYGVVATLDPKPVPGHWNGAGCHTNYSTEAMRQSGGIRFIEEAIEKLGRRHAHHISLYDPQGGRDNERRLTGRHETSSLHEFSAGVANRGASIRIPRQVGQDGHGYFEDRRPAANCDPYAVTEALVRTTLLDGPEPSEGQ; encoded by the exons ATGGCGATGTCCAACAGTTCCAAGCTGAGCCAGTCGGTGCGGGAATATTACAGACGCCTGTCTCCACGGGGCAGTGCTGTTAAGGTCACCTACGTGTGGGTCGATGGCAGTGGAGAGGGGCTTCGCTTCAAGACCAAGACTCTGGAACAGGAACCCCAAAACATCAAAG ACATTCCGGAGTGGAACTTCGATGGATCCAGCACCGGCCAGGCAGAAGGATCCAACAGCGATATGTACCTGGTTCCGGTGAGGATGTTTCGAGACCCCTTCTTCGGGGACCCAGACAAGCTGGTGCTCTGCGAAGTCCTCAAGTACAACAGGAAGCCAGCGG AGACCAACATGAGGTGGAGCTGCAAGGAAGCCATGGACCTGGCACAGACCCACCACCCCTGGTTCGGGATGGAGCAGGAATACACCTTGTTGGGCGTCAACGGGCACCCCTTCGGCTGGCCTGACAACGGGTTCCCCGGGCCACAGG gaccctattactgtggggttggggcagacAAGGTGTACGGGTATGAGATCGTGGAGTCCCACTACAACGCCTGTCTGTACGCTGGGGTCAAGATCTGCGGCACTAATGCGGAGGTCATGCCTGCTCAG tgggagttccaggtgggCCCGTGTGAGGGCATCGAGATGGGCGACCACCTGTGGATGGCCCGCTTCCTCCTGCACCGCGTCTGCCAGGACTACGGGGTGGTGGCCACGCTGGACCCCAAACCCGTCCCGGGCCACTGGAACGGCGCCGGCTGCCACACCAACTACAGCACCGAGGCTATGCGGCAGAGCGGGGGGATCCG GTTCATCGAGGAAGCCATCGAGAAGCTGGGCCGGCGGCACGCCCACCACATCAGCCTGTACGACCCCCAGGGCGGCCGGGACAACGAGCGGCGGCTGACGGGCCGCCACGAGACGTCCAGCCTCCACGAGTTCTCAGCCGGCGTGGCCAACCGGGGCGCCAGCATCCGCATCCCTCGCCAGGTGGGCCAGGACGGCCACGGCTACTTCGAGGACCGGCGGCCCGCCGCCAACTGCGACCCCTACGCTGTCACCGAGGCCCTGGTGCGGACCACGCTGCTCGACGGGCCCGAGCCGTCCGAGGGCCAGTGA
- the ARRDC1 gene encoding arrestin domain-containing protein 1, translating into MGKLQLFEIQLADSRVIYGPGQPLAGAVTVRLAAPLPYRAIKVTCMGSCGVSNKINDTAWTVEEPYFNSTLSLADKGTLSAGEHTFPFQFLLPATAPTSFEGPFGKVIHQVRAVIDTPRFSKDYKCNKVFYILCPLNLNDIPDIENPNTVSTTKKFSYKLVKSGSINLSVTTNLKGYVVGQIIHLQTDIENKSGKDTGTVVASLLQKVSYKSKRWIYDLRTIAEVEGAAVKAWKHAEWREQILVPALPQSILQGCNLIHIDYYLQVSLKAPEVSVSLPLFIGNIAVNRVPVSPSRLPLPVLPSAPPEDEDADAAGGRPAMDSVSISTKSHSQQRPPPPPLGPAPGPSSPDPRLDPEPGGSPGRPPLCLSTGATVPYFADGTVVPVPTAGSLILPPEYSTWGYPYEAPPSYEQSCSSANSNLSNGI; encoded by the exons ATGGGGAAGCTGCAGCTGTTCGAGATCCAGCTGGCCGACAGCCGCGTCATCTACGGCCCCGGACAGCCGCTGGCCGGAGCCGTCACCGTGCGCCTCGCCGCGCCGCTGCCCTACAGAG CCATCAAGGTGACCTGCATGGGCTCCTGTGGAGTGTCCAACAAGATCAACGACACCGCCTGGACCGTGGAAGAGCCGTATTTCAACAGCACACTCTCCCTGGCCGACAAAG GGACACTGTCGGCTGGGGAACacacctttcccttccagttccTCCTACCAG ccaCGGCGCCGACGTCATTTGAAGGTCCATTCGGGAAGGTCATCCACCAGGTGCGAGCAGTGATAGACACTCCGCGCTTCTCCAAAGATTACAAGTGCAACAAGGTCTTCTATATCCTCTGTCCCCTCAACCTCAATGACATCCCCGATATCGag AACCCCAACACGGTGTCCACGACCAAAAAGTTCTCCTACAAGCTGGTGAAGAGCGGGAGCATCAACCTCAGCGTGACCACGAACCTTAAGGGCTACGTCGTGGGACAGATCATCCATCTCCAGACGGACATCGAGAACAAATCGGGGAAGGACACGGGGACGGTGGTGGCCAGCCTCCTGCAG AAAGTGTCGTACAAGTCGAAGCGCTGGATCTATGACCTGCGGACCATCGCGGAAGTGGAAGGGGCAGCGGTGAAGGCGTGGAAGCATGCCGAGTGGAGGGAACAGATCCtcgtccccgccctcccccagtcCATCCTTCAGGGCTGCAACCTCATTCACATCGACTACTACCTGCAG GTGTCTCTTAAGGCTCCCGAGgtctccgtctcccttcccctcttcatcgGGAACATAGCGGTGAACCGGGTGCCCGTCAGCCCCTCCCGGCTGCCGCTCCCCGTCCTGCCCTCGGCACCCCCGGAGGACGAGGACGCGGACGcggccgggggccgccccgccATGGACAGCGtctccatctccaccaagagCCACTCGCAGCAgcggcctccgccgccgcccctcggccccgcgcCCGGCCCGAGCTCCCCGGACCCCCGGCTGGACCCCGAGCCCGGCGgctcccccggccgcccgcccctcTGCCTGTCCACCGGGGCCACGGTGCCATATTTCGCCGATGGGACGGTGGTGCCGGTGCCCACGGCCGGCTCCCTCATCCTGCCCCCCGAGTACAGCACGTGGGGTTACCCGTACG AAGCACCGCCTTCTTACGAGCAGAGCTGCAGCAGTGCCAATTCAAACCTGAGCAATGGAATCTAG